A region from the Janthinobacterium agaricidamnosum genome encodes:
- a CDS encoding methylated-DNA--[protein]-cysteine S-methyltransferase, translated as MEYDCIVVPSPVGELTLVARGEALAAILWENDKPNRVRLGAMRVDDGCAVLQETARQLDEYFAGTRQHFEVPLDFAGTPFQQEVWRALLTIPYGQTRSYGEIARQIGRPAAVRAVGAANGKNPISIIAPCHRVVGATGELTGFAGGLHAKETLLALEGISLSSDREALKTGHARRRAVHVDTAQGCLF; from the coding sequence ATGGAATACGACTGCATCGTGGTGCCCTCGCCCGTGGGCGAGCTGACCCTGGTGGCGCGCGGGGAAGCCCTGGCCGCCATCCTCTGGGAAAACGACAAGCCGAACCGCGTGCGCCTGGGCGCGATGCGCGTCGATGACGGTTGCGCCGTGCTGCAGGAAACGGCGCGGCAGCTGGATGAATATTTTGCCGGCACGCGCCAGCATTTTGAGGTGCCGCTCGATTTTGCCGGCACGCCATTCCAGCAGGAAGTCTGGCGCGCGCTGCTGACGATACCGTACGGCCAGACGCGCAGCTATGGCGAGATCGCGCGCCAGATCGGCCGCCCCGCCGCCGTGCGCGCCGTGGGCGCCGCCAACGGCAAGAATCCCATTTCCATCATCGCCCCCTGCCACCGCGTCGTCGGTGCCACGGGCGAGCTGACGGGCTTTGCGGGCGGTCTGCATGCCAAGGAAACCTTGTTGGCGCTGGAAGGCATTTCCCTGTCCAGCGACCGCGAAGCGCTGAAAACGGGCCACGCCCGCCGCCGCGCCGTGCATGTCGATACGGCGCAAGGCTGTTTATTTTAG
- a CDS encoding nucleotidyltransferase domain-containing protein, whose amino-acid sequence MTTIPTYETIRAIAQRLVHERYPTAVAAIIGGSFATGRQTPTSDIDLLLLFDHVDCAWRDTIVAEGRTVELFAHDVATFTYFCKEMDAPGGTVPLAMMVAEGENIVAAGDAYAQLHALAHAFVTAGPPVLDAENLQRRRYAITTALEDLVDSTHPGEALAVACQLYEALADLHLRAAGQWSGGGKHLFRRLQAFDAVIAGQLDGALRLAAADLPAGQRAFGQVAAAVLAPVGGPLLDGFTLPAPAHWRA is encoded by the coding sequence TTGACGACGATCCCCACCTATGAGACCATTCGCGCGATTGCCCAGAGGCTGGTGCACGAGCGCTATCCCACGGCCGTGGCGGCCATCATCGGCGGCTCGTTCGCCACGGGCCGGCAAACGCCTACTTCCGATATCGACTTGCTGCTGCTGTTCGACCACGTCGATTGCGCCTGGCGCGACACCATCGTGGCCGAGGGGCGCACAGTGGAATTGTTCGCGCACGACGTGGCCACGTTCACGTATTTCTGCAAGGAAATGGATGCGCCCGGCGGCACGGTGCCGCTGGCGATGATGGTGGCGGAAGGGGAAAACATCGTCGCCGCCGGCGACGCCTATGCGCAGCTGCACGCGCTGGCGCACGCCTTCGTCACGGCCGGGCCGCCCGTGCTCGACGCGGAAAACCTGCAGCGCCGGCGCTACGCCATCACCACCGCGCTGGAAGACCTGGTCGACAGCACGCACCCGGGCGAGGCGCTGGCCGTCGCTTGCCAGCTGTACGAAGCGCTGGCCGACCTGCACTTGCGCGCGGCGGGGCAGTGGAGCGGCGGCGGCAAGCACCTGTTCCGCCGCCTGCAGGCCTTCGACGCCGTCATCGCCGGGCAGCTCGACGGCGCGCTGCGCCTGGCCGCCGCCGACTTGCCGGCCGGCCAGCGCGCGTTCGGGCAAGTCGCCGCCGCCGTGCTGGCGCCCGTGGGCGGTCCCTTGCTCGACGGCTTTACCCTGCCGGCGCCCGCGCACTGGCGCGCTTAA
- a CDS encoding TonB-dependent siderophore receptor: MQSTTAFSSSRQPALRALPRLLHISLLSLAAGVALPAQAADAAAADVTMPAVTVLGQSTATTEGTQSYTAGEARSATRMDLSLRETPQSVSVITRQLLDDLGAVRLDQALAQTTGIQVGQNDTERTTFYARGFGINNLQIDGMARGGNAPLQDTILYDRIEVVRGATGLMGGKGDPSATINMIRKRPAKDFQASAGLIMGRWDDQRFEADLSTPLNAEGSVRARTALAWQKRDSYLDMYHERKTVGMAILEADVRPGTLLTAGVDFQDNKPTGATWGAVPYWNADGSLARLPRNTSLTTPWSTWANKQHTIFTSLDQRLPGNWNMHLGYARTESTNRTTVAYAGGGKPDPATGEGMLLWTGAYGPGKTTGDNFDVYASGPFTLLGRKHTAIVGWNGGNQRARSLGGEAEINYPNVVPDYRSWTGNIPRPVFHPDGSHTETVTRLAGGYVATRLSLADPLHLIIGARSSTYRTDTRSYDTRGAYTGSGDFVETRNEVTPYVGAVFDINKQYSAYASFTQLFNPQSSKDRNNKFLAPETGDNAELGIKGEFYEGKLNASAALFHTKKKNMAELDRTVPPGFLLPDGGQAMAANGTGVTAKGVEFDVSGQLSPAWEASGGYTYLHAAEADGRRAATTQPRHLLRLATSYRFDGRLAGLRAGASMTAQSATYSESWYGRPPSGTITDIPQAGYALVNAMASYALNRHASVQLNVNNLLDKKYYRNVGFFDGVFWGEPRNISLSLRTMF, encoded by the coding sequence ATGCAATCAACGACAGCCTTCTCATCTTCGCGCCAGCCCGCCTTGCGCGCCCTCCCCCGTTTATTACACATCAGCCTGCTCAGTCTTGCCGCCGGCGTGGCCCTGCCGGCACAGGCCGCCGACGCCGCCGCAGCCGACGTGACCATGCCCGCCGTCACCGTGCTGGGCCAGTCGACCGCGACGACGGAAGGCACGCAGTCGTACACGGCCGGCGAAGCGCGCAGCGCCACGCGCATGGACCTGTCGCTGCGCGAGACGCCGCAATCGGTCAGCGTCATCACGCGCCAGCTGCTCGACGACCTGGGCGCCGTGCGGCTGGACCAGGCGCTGGCGCAGACGACAGGCATCCAGGTGGGCCAGAACGACACGGAGCGCACGACATTTTATGCGCGCGGCTTCGGCATCAACAATCTCCAGATCGACGGCATGGCGCGCGGCGGCAATGCGCCGCTGCAAGACACCATCCTGTACGACCGCATCGAAGTCGTGCGCGGCGCCACGGGCCTGATGGGCGGCAAGGGCGACCCGTCCGCCACCATCAACATGATACGCAAGCGTCCGGCGAAGGACTTCCAGGCCAGCGCCGGTCTCATCATGGGCCGCTGGGATGACCAGCGCTTCGAAGCCGACCTGTCCACGCCCCTGAACGCGGAGGGCAGCGTGCGCGCACGCACGGCCCTGGCCTGGCAAAAACGCGATTCCTACCTGGACATGTATCACGAGCGCAAAACGGTGGGCATGGCCATCCTTGAGGCGGACGTGCGTCCCGGCACCCTGCTGACGGCGGGCGTCGACTTCCAGGACAACAAGCCGACAGGCGCCACCTGGGGTGCCGTGCCGTACTGGAATGCGGATGGCAGCCTGGCCAGGTTGCCGCGCAACACCAGCCTCACGACGCCCTGGAGCACCTGGGCCAACAAGCAGCACACCATCTTCACGTCGCTGGACCAGCGCCTGCCCGGCAACTGGAACATGCACCTTGGCTATGCGCGCACGGAAAGCACGAACCGCACCACCGTCGCCTATGCGGGCGGCGGCAAGCCCGATCCGGCCACGGGCGAAGGCATGCTCCTGTGGACGGGCGCCTATGGCCCGGGCAAGACCACGGGCGATAATTTCGACGTGTACGCCAGCGGCCCGTTTACCTTGCTGGGGCGCAAGCATACGGCCATCGTCGGCTGGAACGGCGGCAACCAGCGCGCCCGCTCGCTGGGCGGCGAGGCGGAAATCAACTACCCGAACGTCGTCCCCGATTACCGTAGCTGGACGGGCAACATCCCCCGCCCCGTGTTCCACCCGGACGGCTCGCACACGGAAACCGTCACGCGCCTGGCAGGCGGCTACGTGGCCACACGTTTGAGCCTGGCCGACCCGCTGCACCTGATCATCGGCGCGCGCAGCAGCACTTACCGCACCGATACGCGCAGCTACGATACGCGTGGCGCGTACACGGGCAGCGGCGACTTCGTGGAAACGCGCAATGAAGTCACGCCGTATGTGGGCGCCGTGTTCGATATCAACAAGCAGTATTCGGCCTACGCCAGCTTCACGCAGCTGTTCAACCCGCAATCGAGCAAGGACCGCAACAACAAGTTCCTGGCGCCGGAAACGGGAGACAATGCGGAACTGGGTATCAAGGGCGAATTTTATGAAGGCAAGCTGAACGCGTCGGCCGCCCTGTTCCATACGAAGAAAAAGAACATGGCGGAACTCGACCGCACGGTGCCGCCCGGCTTCTTGCTGCCCGACGGCGGCCAGGCCATGGCGGCCAATGGCACCGGCGTGACGGCCAAGGGCGTCGAGTTCGACGTCTCCGGCCAGTTATCGCCCGCCTGGGAAGCGAGCGGCGGCTATACCTATCTGCACGCGGCCGAGGCCGATGGCCGCCGCGCCGCCACCACGCAGCCGCGCCACCTGCTGCGCCTGGCCACCAGCTACCGCTTCGACGGCCGCCTGGCCGGTTTGAGGGCGGGCGCCAGCATGACGGCGCAAAGCGCCACCTACAGCGAATCGTGGTACGGCCGCCCGCCATCGGGAACCATCACCGACATTCCGCAAGCGGGCTATGCGCTGGTCAACGCCATGGCCAGCTATGCGCTCAACCGCCACGCCAGCGTGCAGCTGAACGTGAATAACCTGCTCGATAAAAAGTACTACCGCAACGTGGGCTTCTTCGACGGCGTCTTCTGGGGCGAACCGCGCAACATCAGCCTGAGCTTGCGCACGATGTTTTAA
- a CDS encoding bacteriohemerythrin → MGKSHWKDEMALGVPAIDEAHEALFQELARLGHLSDQHFSVAFRELIAAVERDFREEEDLMEQIGFPSLANHREQHARVLSGLHHAWAAVDEGDLEQGRHALSLLPQWLIFHQATMDLALAAALELVQRQPN, encoded by the coding sequence ATGGGTAAATCGCATTGGAAAGATGAGATGGCGCTGGGCGTTCCCGCCATCGACGAGGCGCATGAGGCGCTGTTTCAGGAGCTGGCACGGCTGGGGCATTTAAGCGACCAGCATTTCAGCGTGGCGTTTCGCGAGCTGATTGCGGCCGTCGAACGCGATTTCCGCGAGGAAGAAGATTTGATGGAGCAAATCGGCTTTCCCTCGCTGGCCAACCACCGCGAACAGCATGCCCGCGTGCTCAGCGGCTTGCACCATGCCTGGGCCGCCGTCGATGAAGGCGACCTGGAACAGGGCCGCCATGCGCTGTCGCTGTTGCCGCAGTGGCTGATCTTCCACCAGGCCACCATGGACCTGGCCCTGGCGGCGGCGCTGGAACTGGTGCAGCGCCAGCCTAACTAG